GTTCACCGCTGCGACCAGCCGCGAGGTCTACTCGCTCAGCCGCAACCGCTTCCTGCCGGAGTGGTTCGCGCAGGTCGACGGGCGTTCCGGGGTGCCGCGTCGGGCGCTGGTGGCGAACTTCGCGGTCGGGCTGGTCTTCCTGCTCACGCTGCACTCGTGGCACAAGATCATCGCGGCGACGAGCATCCTGGGTCTGTTCGCCTACTCCATCTCGGCGATCAGCGTGGCCGGGTTCGGCCGGGCCGAGCCGGAGCGTCAGGCCGGCTGGGTGCGCGGGAGCCGGCTGCTCGCGCCGCTCGGCTTCGTGCTGGCGACGCTCATCTTCTACTGGGCCGGCTGGGCCGAGCTGAAGATAGCGATCCCGGTGCTGCTGGCCGCGATCCTGGTCTACGTCGGCGACGGCATCAAGCGCGGGTTCGAGGTCGCGGATCTGTGGCGCGGCGTCTGGCTGCTGGTCTACCTGGGCGCGCTGCTGCTTGTGTCGTACTTCGGCGCGACGGCGTTCGGCGGCGACAACGACGTGCGCGGGCCTTGGGACTCCGTCGTCGTCGCGGTGATCGGTGTGGCCGGTTATGTCGCGGGTGTGTACAGCTCGGTCTCGCACCTCAAGGCGCACCCGTCGGCGGAGAGCGAGCCGGAGGCGGAGGCGGTGGAACTGGCGGCGTCCTGAGCGCGCTCTCGGAGACCGGTCGGCCACGGCGGCCGGGGAGCGGTAGTAGTACCGCCCCAACCGATCTCCAACCCGATCTCCAACCGGATCTCCACCCTCGGCTCGACGCGCTCCACCCGGGCCCCGCCCTACCGTTCCCACTGTCGGCGGGTTCCGTCGACGCGGGCTCAGTGGAGGGAACCGGCCGTGTCCGTCATCAGCATCCTGGCCGTCGTCGGGATCATCGTGTACGTCGTCATCCGGCAGACCCAGGGCGAGATGTTGCGCGCGAGGAGGGCGATCCTGCTTCCGGTGGTTCTGACGGTGGTCGGTTTCACCGATCTGCGCTCGGCCCAGGAGCACCACTTCCAGAGCGTCGACATCCTCTGGCTCACGATCGGGTGCGTCGGATCCGCGTTGATCGGATTCGCCTTCGGCGCGATCACCCGGCTGGAATCGCGCGACGGCTACCTGTGGGCGAGACTCCCGCTGACCGGACTGTGGTTGTGGGGCGCGTTGCTGGTCTGGCGCGGGCTCGTCATGGTGCTCGCCGGCTCGATGCACGCGCACGTCGCGGCCTCGGCGTCGACGTTGCTGTTCAGCCTCGGGGTCAACCGGCTCGCACAGGCCGCGGTGATCGTGCCGCGGGCGCTCGCGACGGGCGTGCCGTTCGCGCCGGAGGAGGGCGGGGCCGGCCTTCTCGGCGGCCTGCTCGACGGCGGCCCGGCTCGTGATCGCCGCCGATGAGCCGCCGACGCCATACTGAGATCATGCTGCTCGCCGTATGGTTCGCCCGCATCGTCGGGCTGGTCCTGCTCGGCGGCCTGACTTTCCTCAATCCGCCCACGTCGGCGGAGGGTCCGCTCACGCAGCAGACGGCCTACGTCGTCGCCGTGCTGGGCGTGATCGGGTGGGCGTCCGTCGCCGTGCCGTGGAGCCGTTTGCCGGAACGCTTCGGTGTGCCGGTCCTGATCGGCTCGCTGGGTACGGTCGCCGTCGCCGCCTGCGTCGGGGCGTCGGCGGGTGGCGCGGGGGACGTGCTGATCATCCTCGCCGCCACCGCGATGATGCACGCGGGCAGCGAGCTGCGGGGTCGGGCGACCATCGGCATCGGTGTCGCGTCCGCGCTGGCCACGGACATCGGCGGGCTCGCCTTTCATCAGGGTGCGGCCACGCTGCTCGGCGTCCCGCTGCTGATCTTGAGTGGCGCGCTCTTCGGCCGTCAGCGCACCGCCTATCGGGTACAGGCCGAGCAGGCGGCCGCGTTGCTCGCTCAGCACGAACGGCTGCGGGTGCAGCAGCGTCGG
This genomic window from Actinospica robiniae DSM 44927 contains:
- a CDS encoding APC family permease, with protein sequence MLQYSSAHVKHVYENGQLTALGIVIAVVLMVLMVVANWFGVLLFARVNLAVTIAKFVIPTLTVILLATAGFTSSNFSAHGGFAPYGYSAPLSAIATAGIIYAYTGFQGPLDVSGEARDAKRDIPRAVITALILSILLYVALELVFLGTVKVGGGGWAGINLTSPYAQLAVMLNLSWFSWVLYADSIVSPGGSALVFTAATSREVYSLSRNRFLPEWFAQVDGRSGVPRRALVANFAVGLVFLLTLHSWHKIIAATSILGLFAYSISAISVAGFGRAEPERQAGWVRGSRLLAPLGFVLATLIFYWAGWAELKIAIPVLLAAILVYVGDGIKRGFEVADLWRGVWLLVYLGALLLVSYFGATAFGGDNDVRGPWDSVVVAVIGVAGYVAGVYSSVSHLKAHPSAESEPEAEAVELAAS
- a CDS encoding DUF1453 family protein: MSVISILAVVGIIVYVVIRQTQGEMLRARRAILLPVVLTVVGFTDLRSAQEHHFQSVDILWLTIGCVGSALIGFAFGAITRLESRDGYLWARLPLTGLWLWGALLVWRGLVMVLAGSMHAHVAASASTLLFSLGVNRLAQAAVIVPRALATGVPFAPEEGGAGLLGGLLDGGPARDRRR